The genomic interval acataaggcaagtaaagacatagagcgcaagtatcacccaatacgagacatcgtataacaaggagaagttgttgtcgcctagattatcAAATGATAACCGgaagattctttcactaaggcccttaaggcaagagcttttgatggacatgatgaaggaatgagaatcagatgtatggcagcatttatggcagcatagtcttttagtataagtgggagattgttagagtgtatactaaaagcctaactttttgtaaacttttattatgaaataaagaatcacattggtctaatgtctacatttatatgctaagtgtagttgttcaattaatttatattgtagataacatggtgtgtggtgtcacacatagaagatcatgttatcaattctttataaattataaacaatagctcacgactaagatagatagaaacaaaccattggaatagtcatagtgtaatttggtattaatttatcttgactataaaattatactagtacactatgagtgtattgagtaggaccatttaaggtaagttctttttatacctttgttattatggaagcgtgtgctcttaatcatgatataataacaagcatatatactcaatattcatttctttaatttatcaaagggtgtgatttagttcgataaatcaatatgcccgataagttgggaaatgatattatttatatggtgtgttgttgattatagaatgaaattgtgccctagtaatctaggttgatgatgtccccttgaggagctcataaggattgtcatgtaaaccctgcaggtggacttagtccaacatgacaatgaagatgagtggtactactcttgaagctagatattaattaagtgagttgtcagtaactcatttaattagtgggcattctatatcttaaacacagggagactaacacactcatgataagaaggagcccatatagtaatatgggattggcgcggtagtttaataataactctttagtggaatgagatattattgatgaactcgagttgggtatttggggcgaacacgggaaacttaagttcatcgggagaccaaaaccaatttctcctctcggtccctgtcatagcctcttatttataaagtcttatacccacctatacccaccttcttacccatccttaggtgggcggccaagccaagcttggagcccaagcaagggcaggccaagacatggcttggatgggttaaagtgtggccggcctagctttaacacaagcttaggtggtcgaccacaataaattaaaaggattttattttttaaaaatcttttcttatgtggaagccatggttttaaaaatgagtttaaaatttaaatctttccttttatagttttctacaaaagattaagagaaatgtttgatatctttccttatttgtagttaaaaggaagattttaattttttataaaactttctttttttataaccatcctcatgattttaaaagagagttttaaaattaaatctttccttttatagctttctccaaaagattaagagaaagctttgatatctttccttatttgtagttaaaaggaagattttaattttagataaaacattccttttttaaattatccacatgttttaatagagatattttaatttataaaagtttccttttataaccaaccatgaagagaagttttaaaaagagaaatttttattttaaaatttttgaaaacaaattagaaagttttaattttgtgtttaaaactttccttccttggagaatttgatatggccggccacatccatagaagaaaaggaaatttttatcaattaaattttccttccattggcaaggaaaataaggaagtttttattaaaactttccttatttgccaagaccaaggaatataaaagagagggtagaggtgtctcacctcataacaatatatgATTTAGTATTCCACtattctcttccttgtggtggccgaccctcatcttcttcctctcctccttttcttcttcttcggtgGCCGACgtcatcaactctcaaggagcttgttggtggccggactttgcttgaagaagaagtagagaaaggagactttgtttcttaacatcccttggagcttggttggtggccaaaagttcttcatctcttgaagattggtggtggccaaaacttgcttggagaagaaggaagcttgggtggattctcgtctcggtagatcatcgcccacacgacatccgagataggaagaggaatacaacagaagatcgtgaggtctataagctacaaaaggtataactagttattagtttccgtatcacaactagttcatctttttgtttagatcttgaaataccaaatacaagaggctaatgattctaggttttcgaatttatgattcgagtttgtgtttcttttgttttttttgatcttgtgattcgattgttcttaatggttaaacctagggttactataagtgttagagtgtatactaaaatcctagcttttataaacatttatttttgaaataaaagaatcacattggtcaaatgtctatatttatttgttaaatatagttgttcaattaatttataaagtagataacatggtgtgtggtgtcacacacagaagatcatgtcatcggctctttataaattataaacagttgttcgcgtaagatggaaaggaacaaaccattagaatagtcgtagtgtaattaagtattagtttatcttgactaataaatttcactggtacactctaagtgtattgagtaggaccattttaggtaagttctttttgtactgactaaataaaagaaccagaccttagttattatggaagtgtgtgctcttaatcctaatataaagacaagcacatatatttaatatttatttctttaacttatcaaagggtgagatttagctcgataaatcaataggcccgataagttgggaaatgatattacttatagtgtgtgttgttgtttatagaaggaatctgtgtcctagttatctaagttgagaatgtccccaagaggacctcttaaggattgtcatgttaaaccctgcaggtggacttagtccgacatgacaatgaagttgagtggtactactcttggagctacatattaattaagtgagttgtcagtaacttacttaattagtgggcattcgttatcttaaacacagggagactaacacactcatgataagaaggagcccataatgtaatttgggattggtgcggtagtgcgataataactctctagtggaatgagttattatcgatgagcttgagttgtgtgtttggggcgaacacgagatacttaagctcatcggaaggccaaaaccaatttctcctctaggtccctgtcgtagccttattaaagcctcaagtccatccaaatgtaaggcccatcttggtgtcaaagaagggggccggtccattgcttggtgaccaagcaatggccgaccacatctcctcttaaagggccggccacaataattcaaacaaggaggggtgtttttgaattttttaaaatcttctctttatagaaaactataaattttaaaagagagattttaattttaaaaactttccttatttgaattaggtcacatggtttaatagagagttttaaaagttttaaaacttccttttttaaccatcctcatggtttttagaaaaaaaaaaggaagagaagttttaaaaattaaaattttctattcatgttaaaaaagaaaatttttgaagagaaattttaaattttaaaatatggttttaatttttaaaactttcctttttaacatccactttaggaaagagagcttgtaaaattttataagagaatttcttcttgtaaaattttataaaaaaaaaagtatttcttcctataagtggtcggccacccttgcttggtgcccaagcaaggggtcggccaagattaaatcaaatcaaccattgatttggtgattgtgatcaagaggaaagaaaatgaaaaataaaaaggaaaaaggaaaaactagaggaagattttaatttttgtaaaaattcttcccttatttgccttgggcaagtaatataaaagaaggggtgaggaggcctcatgagacacaattcttattctctagcttggtggttctcttggtgtggccgaccctctcttttctccctttccctttgctctcttctccttggtggtggtggtggccggattttagaggaagaggaagaaagcttttgggtggtgttcatcttggaggatcgtcgctcacacgacgtccaaggcgaggcgaggaatacggcagaagatctcgaggtcattagcatataaagagaaggtataattagcaattattttccgcatcatgctagttatttctttttgtaagaattccaaacacaagagacattagatctagtttttcgaatttatttttcgagtttgtgttttctttgttttttgaatttgtgattcgattgttctttttggttaacctagagttatttaaggaaattaaatattagctttccttaaaaggctttgtctaggcggtggtggttgctccaatatccaagaaggccatgtgtctcgtcatgcagtcctagaagccaattttggaaattaatatttaatggaattaataacataggtggatttgaatcaacattgttaagttccacttgcgattcaaatctaaaccattaagaatagataagttaaaattggaatcaatgatattaagttccgtctgtgattccgaatttaacttctaaagaacacaataggttatttaaggaaaggttcgacacttgtacaaaatttttgtacagtggaaccagtataattttcctaggactaaccaataattggtatcaaagctagggtttgcctctgtgtgttttggttttcaaattaattatgtacatatcatacataatttaggcaggataatagtaggatgtgctaactttgtggttgcagactctaACTATTATGatatttagatattgtgtgtgattggacccttggacatgtcaagggtattattttgtgtgcatgattgtatgtattaaatacagcaggagctgtattatttttagagttttacttttttgttcgatctagaatatatgtacattcctttatagaatataggatcgatatatgtaaaattctatatttatcgcggatcgtatctttatgaggcgtggtgctattggaggaccagcggaataagaagcaagatagatgcgacaactcgacccgatggtggtgactaaagatggcagcagctagggttgaagcatactgaagacagtaatagaaaatgccataatagttggaaaattaatttccaaatttattgcttttatttactgggatgtttatatgcatgtgatgtatgctagcataggttaaaaattcatcaccttaaataactaagtgggagagggattagtaaataaatcccacggtttccattactggtttgtaagtgatgcaaactaacttacgcgttggctctgagtgcctccctccatatCGGAAGAGTTTGTTtgaggatcactagatcaaacttccattttggatgactataggaaattaatcaagagcgtgtgatcttccccatcggaaggggcacaatcttattaatggactaagtgtcaagtaatggtatacacttaggcacgtctaatagtatcctccccatcggagtcactgctattatttgtatgaccaaaggaaaaccaactattaatttgtcataaagataggttgacaagataataaaattaaaccccccctcttacaaatgttgagattttgtatacgtccacactatcgtgacatacaatattcatggtgtttgaggtaattttatttgtcataaagataggatgacaaggttattaatgggtataaccctcctcttacaaatgttcaattttgtatacgtccacactatcgtggcatgcaaaattcacggtgtttgagttgttggtgaatttaaatgatattgttttgaggaatcaatattagtttaaattcaaagttttgaccaaatatttgatcagagataaaccaactattaattttatttgtcataaagtcaagttgacgagataataaaattaatggataaaatctcctctttgattttgtatacgcccacactatcgtgacatacaaaattcatggggattttaaggtgttagtcttgaccaaatatttttatgattcttaggatttaaaatgttggtcaatcccctagctgttatactataggatagacttagtggtcccaattataataattagaaataagacttggacattaaggtggattgtcttcttagaactaagaacaataaaggtgtattttattcattagttattacatgtttagtggagttatctactagtacctggtgtgtagatacaggaaccactgatcatgtctgcaatttattgcaggggttccaggaaacccgacaactatatgaaggggaaatcaccgtctatatgggcactactgcaaaagtagcagctgttgcagtgggagatgtttatcctatgataggaataaaaagtggattttgagaaaaattgtctttacataccaagtttagaaagaacttgatttcaatttctaaactatcaaagaatagatattctgtctattttgataacaaacttgttatcaagaaaaatagagaagttatctgttctggtatgttggttgacaatttataatccaataactcccacaatgcaataaatgaaaattaataacgcatcttctaactttaagagaaaacaaccttcggaaatgaaccaatcatatttttgggatctaaggctaggttatattaacttgagtaggattcaaaggattataactaatgaactcttgggtccattggtagtgaaaatctttccaacttgcgagtcttacttggaaggaaaaataaccaagaagattttaagtctaaggggtatggagccaaagatatgttggaattggttcattctaatttatgcagacctttgactatccaggcaagaggttgtttcgaatatttcgtttcttttatagatgactattcgagataaggatatatttacttgacacgccgcaagtctaagtgctttgattagtacAAAGAGTATGAGGTTGATGCAGTGAAACGTCAAAAGTGAAAATATCAAGATactatggtgagatcgtagtaacgagcacctcttaggagagtttaggagtcatttatcaaaagttaggattcaatcccaactaactgcgcctggtacaccccaacagaatggtgtagtagaaagaaggtataggactcttatggaaatgagtagatcgatgatgagttattcagaaaattaccaaattcgttttaaggatatactctggaaacgggagtgaacatagtaccttctaagtcaaaactctctactcccatagaattgcagaataggcgaAAGCCTAAtctaaagcatattcagatttgggataggccagcacatgtgctgaagggagacactgagaagttggacaagagttcacttgtttgtgggttgtcctagagaaacgaaagtcggtttgtagtccttaaaaatcagaaggtcattgtaagcaccaatgcccgtttttTAGAAACAGACTATGTAATAAACTAcaaacccataagtaaatttgttcttaagaaaataataaaggacacgtctaatctagtaccaactgtacaagatgaaatatcacaagaaactgcaacacgtatcacaaatgatacacaaccacagacagtgcctcgtcatagtgggagggttgtgaggcaacctgagagattcatgtttttgggagagtattgatcccgggtaaacatgaacctgattcccggacatatgacgaagcactccaagataaagatgcagcatctttgcaaagtgcaatgaatacagaattagaatatatgtattctaataaagtctgggagcttgtagaatcaccaaatggtgtaaaagccattgagtgaaaataggtctacaataggaaaagaggatagacgggaaggtggaaactttcaaagcaaggcttgttgaaaaaggaaactttttcaccggtagtcatgcttaagtcaatccagattcttttatctattatgagatttggcaagtggatgtcaagacagctttccttaatggaagtcttgaagaaagcatccatataaagcttaTGTTATGATGATGCCATGTCTAAGTTGTTATGCCTGCTCATGCTATGTTGATATACAAGTCTATGCTTAAGCTTATGTTATGAATTTGCACGTAAGTTTATGTTCATGTTCTTCGTATGTATGATTATCATACCTTAAAGTGATAATGATAAAGATTTAATAAGGATATTGTGAGGGAAAATGCTCTAGAGGGACCCCGTTTATAAGATAAGGCTCCAAAGGGAGCCCAATATCGAGTAAGTTGACTGTGACAAAATGATTATGATAATGATTTATGGGAATACTGTGAGggagaaggccccagagggacCCTGTTTACGAgccaaggccccagagggagcccaacACCAGATTTCTATAGGTCATGACCTAGTAACAAAAGGGTTGCTAGAGACCCCGCCAACTATAGGCCAAGACACAGTAACAGAAAAGTGGTTGTTGATGTCCCGTCGCCTGGTATCATGATTTTACAGCTGAGATTGATCAATTGACCATAAGATGATAATTAGTCACTTTCAACGATCCTTACCTTAAAAAGATTTTATGATAAATTATGcttatgtacatgctcatgattatgtctgttcgtatgcttatgtttatgcttatgtacatgctcatgattatggtTATTCATAtacttatgtttatgcttatgttatgcttatatatatgctcatgattatgtctgTTCGTATGCTTATGTTTATACTTATGTACATGTTCATGATTATGGTTATTCATAtacttatgtttatgcttatgttatgcttatatatatgctcatgattatatctgttcgtatgcttatgtttatgcttatgttattcttatatacatgctcataattatatttattcatatgcttatgtttatgcttatatACATACTAATGATTATGTCTGTtcatatgcttatgttatgttgatgtatatgctcatgattatgtctgCTCGTATGCTTATATTTATGGCCTCATACTTATGTCAATGCCTATGCATACGTTCGTGGTATGTTAGTAGGAAGGTCCCTAGTTACCTAGAACATGGTTtcccttagtacattagattatagGGGCTAACTGTTGCATGACATGATTTTGAATATGCTTAATCTCTTGACTCATAGATTTTAACCTTTCTTTTTCGAATAATGAAACAAATAAGACAAGAGACATTGACCAGTGAGTCAGCTCGAAACAATGGCAGTACAATCCGAAGACCTTCTAGTTTAATTTTCGCATTTAGCTATGTTATTTTTTGAACcgtctatgtaattttatttgaactaAGAAATCGCTATGGAAATATGAGCAAGTGGCATCCGTAGTTACATTtatgaattgaaaaaaaaaacaaaggaaaaactAAGGACGTTACAATCTAATTCCGGGTTGAACTCCCTGATTGATGATGTTTGCTAACGATGTCGAACATGGAAGAGTTCTCGGGAatcattcatcacatgaaccaacTAAGATTTTATGGATaatcttggatggataaccaaagtTATCAACGATAATCTTTGATCTAACACAccctaaaagtattttaaaattaccttacttcataaatttgaaaattttcaccCTAACAAAgtattttaaacctaaaactctCCAAATTGAGAATCTAAGTTCACGAATGAAATGTTAAAGTATTTTGAATTTAATAGTCATCTTTCATAATCATTTTAGATAGTTTCAGCCCACCAAGGTTGCAAAACACCTAAATGctctaaaaatattctaaattgaTCATCTAAAAAACCAAGGACgctttatttgtaatattttaactCATTGATGATTTTGATTAACACTATGGACAATTTAAGCTCATTAAAGTATTTTGGGCAAAAATATATTGATGACTCAAAAGCCTCCAAATTAGCTAGTTGGTGAGTATTCTAGATTCTTCATTTGTGACCTCACATTATCAATCCAGAAGGTTTTAGCCCATCAAGAAATTTTAACCAAACCATCGTTATAAGAGAAAAATCTTTGGGGATTTTTCCATTTAAAATTTATAAGTGGATATTTGTACAAGAGAAAAAGgcatttagattaattaaatttgatatttttttaaggaCCATGcgatttttttaattgataaattaaatgATATATAACCAGACCAGACCTGACCGTCCACACACGCCAACGGCCAGCCCCAAGGCAACGCCACCCATGGCCAAACTACCAGAGCTCCGAGTTCTCGAGCGATCCCGCGTCGCTCCGCCGCCGGGATCGGTCGGCGAAACCACTCTACCCCTCACGTTCTTCGACTCCATCTGGTTGCGCGGAGGATCCGTGGAACGAGTCTTCTTCTACTGCCTCCCCCACTCCACCTCCCACTTCGTCACCTCCATCCTCCCCGACCTCAAGTCCTCCCTCTCCCTCGTTCTCCGACACTTCTACCCCCTCGCCGGAAATATCCGCCGGTCCCCTAGAGATCCCGACGGCAACCAATACGAGATCCACTACGCGGAGGGAGACGGTGTCACGCTCAACGTCGCGGAGTCCGACGACGACTTCGACCAAGTATCCGGCAACCATGCACGCGACCTCAACAGGATCCTTCCATTGCTTCCGCAGCTCCGTAACAGAGGCCCCGGCGAAGGATTCGCCGCTATGGCCCTGCAGGTGACCATCTTCCCGGACAGAGGCGTGGCCATCGGTGTCTCGATTCACCACGCCGCCTGCGGCGGATCCAGCTCCACCCAATTCATGTTGTCGTGGGCTTCCACGTACGCGCTGTCGGAGGACACGGTGGTCGGAGAGCCTCCGGTCATTGACCGGAGCTTGGTCTCCGATCCCCGGGGCTTGTACTCAATTTTCTACGGGAACTACGACGAGAGCGACAAGTGGATGGATTACCCTGTTCTATCAGACACCGTCCTCGCCTCCTTCACGCTCAAAAAGGATCAAATCCAACGCCTGAAGGAATTGGTTTCCATCTCGCGTTGCTCCACGATCGTGGTGACCTACGCTTATATTTGGTCCTGCCTCACCAAATCACTAGAAATCCACAAAGGCGGCGCCGACGGCGACAGAGTGGCCCACTTATTGTTCGCCGCCGACTGTAAGGCGAGGCTGCGTCCGCCGCTGCCGGAGACGTACTTCGGGAACTGCCTCGCCCCCTGCTTCGTGGACCTGAAGGTCAGCGAGCTCATCGGAGAAGAAGGAGTGGTGGTGGCGGCGAGAGCGATCGCCGATGCCATAAAAGTATTCGTGGAAGATCCTCTGCGAGAAGCAGAGACATGGCTGGCGAGTGTCGAATCTATAGTAAACGAGCAACCCCTCTCCGTCGCTGGGTCACCCAAGTTTCATGTCTACGGCACGGACTTCGGTTGGGGGCGGCCAAAGAAGGTGGAGATAACTTCGATCGCGAGGACGGGAGCCGTATCGGTGGCGGAGAGCAGGGATGAGGACGGCGGAGTGGAGATCGGAGTCGTACTGCCGAAGCCTAACATGGAACAGTTCGAGACGCAATTCAACTGTCAATTCTAAGCTTCCAATATAAAAAACGAACTACATTCTGGAATAATTATCAGATTTGATGTCTGAAAGGTATCGTCGAATTCTCCGTTAAGATCCTACCTATATAATAAAATTCTATTGAAATAGTCTATTATCTGGATCGTACTTTGTGCCATGGAACCTTAGCAATTTTGCCCAGCGCCCACCTAATTTTTAGTTATTCTCATATTTGATATTACTCTCTCGAACTTGATagtttagagataactttttgacggcaaaattattttaactgtaGTAATTTTCATTAAaactataataataaaatttaataatagCAGTTTTAATGTCAGAGTTATAATATGATGGTAAAAAGTGGGACTGATTTCCTTGACAATTGGAGTTCAAATTTAACTGGCAAATATACATCATACACATGCATTAGGCATTAATATTTTTTGACAAGCAATTCGCTTGAACAAGAAAAAATATAGTGACTTCTTTAAATAATTGGGAGGAAGCTTTTTCCCCATTGCCAAGAAGTGGTCCCATAATGGAACCACTtcttcatcaatttttttttttttctttcaattagaacttagttttaaattaggaaaaaaatatatatgatttgaagatttaaaaaatatgggatcatgaaatttcatgttagtaatttataaatttaaattttataaaaatttaatgatgtataatataaaatatggaagagaaataaaaattatatatagtgAAAAGTGTAAGATCTATTAAGGAGTTATTGAGAGGTTTTTTGATAATGGAAAGATATATgaaatttttaacttttgatatgATATAGATATGATAATAAAAAGGTTTTCAATGTATTCTTACCACTATAGATGCCCTAAAAAACAATCCATGCATCAAATACTTCCGAAATTATTAAACAAAGGCGGATAATTAGTCGAGTCGAATTCTGTTCCTCATAGATATATTAAACAAAGGAAGGCAGATGCAGCACGGTTGTAGGACGAGCCTCACCGTCGCACGTCTCTGTACCGTTcggatatttttaatataaattattaataataaatattaaatatcatTTGTATTAGCAAGCATGTAATCTTCCAACAACGCAAGAGATTATTACAAATTCTAAAAACTAAAACGGGCCACCGTCCACGTCATCCTCTAAGATATGATTCATTTTTAAACTAAAATATTGATTGATCGACTAAAAAAGTTGGTAGAAGAGAATTGGTTGTTTTGCCTATTCAAGAGAAGAAGTGATGGGGATAGGAATAAGACAACCACTAAGTATTTTATAGAAAAGAAATGATAAagttttatgtaattttcatcttttcaaatGTTTTTTATTAACTACTCATGAACAACAACACACACCAAAGTGTCCATAAACCACTTGATTATGATCCTCTTCTAGGTTTATTGAAGATTATAATTTGACTCAGGATAGATGGTCAAAAGCCATCGACAGTAGATAAGTGGGTAAATTGTCAAGTACCGAGTAGAATCAGCCTTCGGACGACTTTCAATCACCTATCCTAATATAAACTATAATTTAAAAGGAGATGaatcaaaacaaaaaaattaCAACTAATTATTTCCGAATCGCTACCAGGCCTCAAGTGGCTGTTGCTATTTTAGCTCTACAGCCTACACCTGGGGCAAAATCTGTACAAGTTGGTAACTCTGTGGAGAGGACATGCAATCTTTCAAGTTAGAAAAGATGACAATGCATTATTTTTCCGCCTTAGCCAGAAACAGCATTAGTTTCAAACCCCACAAGAAAAGTAGAAACT from Zingiber officinale cultivar Zhangliang chromosome 6B, Zo_v1.1, whole genome shotgun sequence carries:
- the LOC121992772 gene encoding anthocyanin 5-aromatic acyltransferase-like, producing the protein MAKLPELRVLERSRVAPPPGSVGETTLPLTFFDSIWLRGGSVERVFFYCLPHSTSHFVTSILPDLKSSLSLVLRHFYPLAGNIRRSPRDPDGNQYEIHYAEGDGVTLNVAESDDDFDQVSGNHARDLNRILPLLPQLRNRGPGEGFAAMALQVTIFPDRGVAIGVSIHHAACGGSSSTQFMLSWASTYALSEDTVVGEPPVIDRSLVSDPRGLYSIFYGNYDESDKWMDYPVLSDTVLASFTLKKDQIQRLKELVSISRCSTIVVTYAYIWSCLTKSLEIHKGGADGDRVAHLLFAADCKARLRPPLPETYFGNCLAPCFVDLKVSELIGEEGVVVAARAIADAIKVFVEDPLREAETWLASVESIVNEQPLSVAGSPKFHVYGTDFGWGRPKKVEITSIARTGAVSVAESRDEDGGVEIGVVLPKPNMEQFETQFNCQF